From a region of the Zingiber officinale cultivar Zhangliang chromosome 4B, Zo_v1.1, whole genome shotgun sequence genome:
- the LOC121975599 gene encoding BURP domain-containing protein 12-like gives MAASLPLRCPARPFLFTLLLIVILKFPEYSVSGHVAPPAPSMSSSDESSNPFSARASLIRYWNRRIPNNRPLPNFLLSKLSPLSALDSATFSNLLATSNFAALSSRLPQLCSTAHLLCSPSLTVLNGTGAPSDFSNYESSNYTNYGTDATAGFDSFKNYSLSLNTPFSTFRRYSRDSVDHNDSFKAYSTGGNIVTADFTSYATAATGGSGEFASYGVDSNGPYLKFTNYEASANGRVQSFGTYSEGSNAGDESFAGYGKGGNGVVSEFNGYATETNVLGSTFTGYGMEANTANDSFVNYGVDGNVPVNTFRSYGDNGNSASESFASYRNDANVGSDTFTSYAKKGNTATAGFDLYGHSNSGSDTFKGYGEGSDTNEINFRSYEGDNPTFNVYSKTGIDFKDYRNHSAGQFPAAVVRHWQVEPGKFFRERDLRSGNVMPMPDIRDRLPARSFLPRSIAERIPFSAADVRRVFGIAEDTALGKAVTDTLADCERRPSRGETKQCAKSAEDMIDFVVEVLGSNAVARSTESTAGSNGSILIGRVKGVNGGNVTKSVSCHQSLFPYLVYYCHSVPRVRVYVAEILGVESKHTINRGVAICHLDTSDWSATHGAFLALGSSPGKIEVCHWIFEGDMTWTVAD, from the coding sequence ATGGCGGCCTCTCTTCCCCTTCGTTGCCCCGCTCGGCCTTTCCTCTTCACTCTCCTGCTGATTGTTATCTTAAAGTTCCCGGAGTACTCAGTTTCTGGTCATGTGGCGCCGCCTGCTCCTTCAATGTCATCATCTGATGAATCCTCCAATCCGTTCTCTGCCAGGGCCTCCCTCATCCGTTATTGGAACCGCCGGATTCCGAACAACCGCCCCCTCCCCAACTTCCTTCTTTCGAAGCTCTCCCCCCTTTCTGCCCTCGACTCCGCCACTTTCTCCAACCTCTTGGCCACCTCCAACTTCGCTGCCCTATCCTCCCGCCTCCCCCAACTCTGCTCCACCGCCCACCTCCTCTGCTCCCCTTCCCTCACAGTCTTGAACGGAACCGGTGCTCCCTCCGATTTCTCCAACTACGAATCGTCTAACTACACCAACTACGGCACTGACGCTACCGCCGGCTTCGATTCCTTCAAGAACTACTCTCTGTCTCTCAATACGCCCTTCAGCACCTTCCGCCGCTACAGCAGAGACTCCGTCGACCACAATGACTCCTTCAAGGCTTACTCCACCGGCGGAAACATTGTCACTGCCGACTTCACCAGCTACGCCACTGCCGCCACTGGTGGCAGCGGGGAGTTCGCCTCCTACGGCGTCGATTCGAACGGGCCTTATCTCAAGTTTACCAACTACGAAGCCAGCGCCAACGGCCGAGTCCAGTCGTTTGGGACGTATTCCGAGGGTTCGAACGCCGGTGACGAGTCCTTCGCCGGATATGGAAAAGGCGGCAATGGCGTCGTCTCTGAATTCAATGGATATGCGACGGAAACCAACGTCCTGGGCTCCACATTCACCGGTTACGGCATGGAGGCCAACACCGCCAACGATAGCTTCGTTAACTATGGGGTCGATGGCAACGTCCCGGTGAACACTTTCCGCTCCTACGGCGACAACGGCAACTCTGCTTCGGAGAGTTTCGCGAGCTACCGCAACGACGCCAACGTCGGCTCAGACACCTTCACATCCTACGCCAAGAAAGGCAACACAGCCACCGCGGGCTTCGATTTATACGGCCACTCCAACTCCGGCAGCGATACCTTCAAGGGGTACGGGGAGGGGTCCGACACCAACGAGATCAATTTCAGAAGCTACGAGGGCGACAACCCCACGTTCAACGTCTACTCCAAGACCGGCATCGACTTCAAAGACTATCGCAACCACTCGGCTGGCCAATTTCCGGCAGCAGTGGTGCGGCATTGGCAGGTCGAACCCGGTAAGTTCTTCCGGGAGCGCGACCTGCGGAGCGGCAATGTGATGCCGATGCCGGACATCCGAGACCGGCTGCCGGCGAGGTCGTTCCTGCCTCGTTCGATCGCGGAGCGGATCCCGTTTTCCGCCGCCGATGTTAGGCGTGTCTTCGGCATCGCGGAGGATACCGCGCTGGGGAAGGCCGTGACCGACACGTTAGCGGACTGCGAGAGGAGGCCGAGCCGCGGGGAGACGAAGCAGTGCGCGAAGTCGGCTGAGGACATGATCGACTTCGTGGTGGAGGTGCTGGGTAGCAACGCGGTGGCGCGGAGCACCGAGAGCACGGCGGGGTCGAACGGGAGCATCCTCATCGGGAGAGTGAAGGGGGTGAACGGCGGTAATGTGACCAAGTCGGTGTCGTGCCACCAGAGCCTGTTCCCGTATCTGGTCTATTACTGCCATTCGGTGCCGCGTGTGCGAGTCTACGTGGCGGAGATCCTAGGCGTCGAATCCAAGCACACGATCAACCGTGGGGTCGCCATCTGTCACCTTGACACGTCGGATTGGAGTGCGACCCACGGGGCCTTCCTGGCGCTGGGGTCCTCCCCCGGAAAGATCGAGGTATGCCATTGGATCTTCGAAGGAGACATGACGTGGACGGTTGCTGATTGA